The stretch of DNA TGCATGCAGTTGGGTCTGAGGAAAAAGTGGAATTAGAGGCGCAAGTGCCACTCTGAAGCACTCCCTATTTCTTGTCTCAATATCCCTTGATGCACCTGCAGCCCCCCTTATACTACCGCTTAGTGTCCATGGCAGGACATGGCCACCAACGGTCACAAAGTTACATCCCCCTGCCAATTTAGGCTAAGAGACAAGGTGATTGGCCCAAATTCTAAACTTCAGGGAAGAACTGGGATTGGCCCAGCTCATGTCATGTGCCTACATTCAGACCAATCAATAATATGTTTACAAGGAGCATGATTGTATTTCACTTACATGGCTGTCCTTGGGATAAGCCTGAAGATGAGACAGACAtgtcagagaagagaagggatTAATTACTAGAAAAGAGAGTTTCTCCACAGATTAAATAATTGGTCTCCGCTACAACAATATATAAGAAATAGGTATCACTATACTCACTCCAGAATGGATACacttatgtatctttttttagtCAATAAGTAGATTTCTGCACATTTGAAaggctacattttttaaaaaagcaaaaaattataatgtgttaatgacaataaatatatagatcatctaatattaaaaatcagaaaagaacatAGTACTGTGAACAGTTAATGTgggttatattttgtttttttgttaatttttttctaatgttttatttatttttgagagagagagagagagagaaagagagagagagagagcatgagcaggggaaggtcagagggatagggagatacagaatcctaagcaggctccgggctctgagctagctgtcagcacagagcctgacgcagggcttgaacccacgaactgtgagatcatgacatgagccaaagccagatgctcaaccgactgcaccacccaagcatccctaatCTTTTAAGTGcataatattttttccatatgtttaAAGATACAATTGAAATTCAACaagtagaaaaacagaattttgtaTCTAGTCTTATTCTCCTCTCTTGCCCCTCAGAAATCCAAATCTGTTCACATTTTGCACTCTTGCCTTCAGTTAGTTTTCTACCTTTAAGTTGTCTTTGTTTGTGGGTCTATCAGCGAATTTTTAATGTTAAGGATCTAACTGTATTAAAGTACGTGAAACTATTTCAAAGAGCAATGAAATGCCCTTATATGTTAGCACTACCCAGAGCACCACGCTGGAAATGAAGTAAgccaatttctatttttctctcttttcccagaaATACACAGAACAATTCTGGACAAGCCATTTGTGGGCCTTATATCATCCATAAATCTGCCTGTTGGTAACCAGCTTACGTTCCTCTGAGGATGAAGCTAGGAACATCAATGGATTAAGTATGAATAGGGTCATTTATAGGGAGAAAGAAAGTAGGATCTCAGAAGACTGGACATTTCCATCTTATTTTATCAGAAAGTGGATTCCTACCTAGAGAAAGAATCTGGTTTGCATGTAATACAAAAGAATTATTTCGCTTGGATCAAACTGTAGGAATCCAGTTGCCCTCTGCCAATAAGCTCTGAGCCAGGGTGAGGGATTGAGTACcatatattttaggttttggaAAGAGACCACTATGTGTCACTTTCCAGAACTCCTTCTGGCTAATTTCAGTATATTACTGATTAAGTTTGGAAAGAATAATCCTAGGACCTTTCAAATAGAATGATGAGAGAGAAGTGTGCCTATCATggtaaaaaaggaaattgaaagtcTCGTTTTACATTGGATTTTGTTTCTGTGATATGATTCCTTTATAGGGAGgagaaattaaatttacaaagCGACAGCATTCCAAGTAGAAGCAGAAATGGGGAAATTAACTGGTGTAGAAATGTGTATTACCAGTTAAAGATTATCCcttcatatttgttttcaaatatgaaaagaatTCCATGGGGGAAGAGCTGCCGCCAGAATAATAATATTGTCTTGAAATAAAACTCACAGATTCTATATGACAAAAACCTGCTCCTAAATGGGGCTGTTTGGTTACAGCTTAAATGAAACATACAGTGATGGAAGACTCGTTTTAGGCCAAGACTCATCGaagtcattttaaagtttattgcaTAAATGCTTAATTTGGATCCTTTAAAAATCCTGTCAATTCATTTCTTGGCAGTTAGGATACTGAAATACGCACACAGGCATGCCGTACTTGGGCAGTACTAATCTTTTAGTAATAACTAACGTTTTTTTCCAACAGACACCACCCCTCTGTTCATGTCACCTTCACCCAGGAGTCACAAAATGCTGAAGACAGTCGCTTTTACTTGATTAAATTTTGGAAGGTTGAAGCTAGGCCAAAATCCTCACCTTCCTCTTTTCTAAatactttttctcctctctcttaaTTACATGGCTTTACACTGATTTACATGAATTTCAGCTTTCAAAATCATTGGTCTTTGCTGAATGCAAATAGGCACATGGGAAAATTATATTAAGTTTGCACAATTGATCTTTCATCATTTCAAATGGTACCTTTGAACAGTTCCTGAAATGTCTGTCTGAAATACTCCCAGCGCTGAGTGTCATCAAGAGATGCAGGGTCACCCTGGGGAAACCCATTCTCAGTGATGTAAATTACAGGGTTATTATACGTATCCTGGAACAAGAGAGCAGAAGTTTTATTCCaaacagatgtaaaaaaaaaaaaaaaaagactcataaaATCAGGTGCATTACCCTCTATCTTCTCTAAGCTACAACACAAAACTAGTTTTCATCAAATTGCACTGACCCTATTAACTTAATTTTCCACGCACTGACCTTTTATGACTAACAATGGGAAAGCAAAACTGTGCAAATGTCCATGAAGACAGTCAAATGACTCTTATCATaatgagaagacagaaatacCTTTCTTCCATCGGCATCTGCTGATCGTCACTGCTCCTTAACCCCTTGGTCCCACCAACAGCGACACTCTCTATCTCCCCACAGCAAGGGTCCTAGAAatcattaacttaaaattttaatttcagctaCCTGCACACCACCCAGCATAACAGAGGCCCAAAAACGATCCAGTATCTCAGCCTTTAGTGTGCCTTTTAACAATCACAGTTGTGACATCAGcctgaaaaatatttccaagcaACTCCTTTGACCACAACTGACTTTAACAAAGTATCCCAACTTTGACCTTGTTTTGAAGCCCCTTATCAGCTTGTTACCCCTCACCAACTTAAATCCTAATCTCTCTTCCTAagccaataaatatataaactattgcctaaaatcattatttttccaaGTCTTACCCATACACATATGTCTGTTTTGCCATTTCAACATATTTGGGtgtacatgaaaacaaatgttgTGCTTTACCTTGATATATTTCAGTAGTTTACGTATTCCCCATGGCACCACATAGACCCAATCCAAATTTATCCAAGATGGGTCTGGAAAAACTTGAATCTCCACATCCTGAAGAAAACTCAGctcttctttcttgctctcctGGTGCTTGACTAAACGAGCTGTATAATATTGCACAGCAAAGAAATCGCCAGTGCCCTTaatcattctcttctcttcttctgtaaATTCTGGAAGCCTTGATGATATATAGCCTTGCTTTTTACTCATGAAGGCAATCTGAGACTTGACAACTTCTGGATAATCACCATCAATAAATATAGGTTTAGCAAAGAAATCCAAGCAGAAAGCAATGGCTCGTTTAGCAGCTTCCTGGTCAGACACAGAGTTGGGATCTGCTGGTTCCACCCAGCCAGCAAACAGCGCTAGGGACACCATGCCCTTCTGCTCTTTTCGGAATAAGGAATCGTAGCTATGCCAGGATCTGGCATGAGCTTTAATCAAATTATGAGCTGCCTGATAACCTCCAGTTCCGAAGCGAGGTACACCAGGAGGAAATCTACCGAGATCATATGCCAGCACGGCAAGAATGTTAGGCTCATTTATGGTGATCCACTGCTTGACTCGATCTCCAAAAGTACTGAAGCAAAACCGGGCATATTTGTCAAAGGATTCGATGATTGCCTCGGACAACCAACCGCCTTTGTCTTCTAAGGCCTGAGGCAAGTCAAAGTGGTAGAGGGTCACTATGGGTATAATCCCGTTGGTTAACAAATCATCAATGATCTTGTTGTAATAGTCTACtcctaggaaaggaaaaaagaaaagtatgagaAGTAAAGTTATTTTTAGAACATTGACCACAAGAAACGATCCAGAGAGGATTGGGAATAATTTCCTAAGtaacttttattcaaaataagatTTGTTACTTCC from Suricata suricatta isolate VVHF042 chromosome 1, meerkat_22Aug2017_6uvM2_HiC, whole genome shotgun sequence encodes:
- the LOC115285890 gene encoding cytosolic beta-glucosidase; the protein is MAFPAGFGWGAATAAYQVEGGWDADGKGPSVWDTFTHQGGERVFQNQTGNVACGSYTLWEEDLKCIKQLGLTHYRFSLSWSRLLPDGTTGFINQKGVDYYNKIIDDLLTNGIIPIVTLYHFDLPQALEDKGGWLSEAIIESFDKYARFCFSTFGDRVKQWITINEPNILAVLAYDLGRFPPGVPRFGTGGYQAAHNLIKAHARSWHSYDSLFRKEQKGMVSLALFAGWVEPADPNSVSDQEAAKRAIAFCLDFFAKPIFIDGDYPEVVKSQIAFMSKKQGYISSRLPEFTEEEKRMIKGTGDFFAVQYYTARLVKHQESKKEELSFLQDVEIQVFPDPSWINLDWVYVVPWGIRKLLKYIKDTYNNPVIYITENGFPQGDPASLDDTQRWEYFRQTFQELFKAIQLDEVNLKLYCAWSLLDNFEWNQGYSSRFGLFHVDFEDPARPRVPYTSAKEYAKIIRNNGLKESQ